A single window of Vigna unguiculata cultivar IT97K-499-35 chromosome 1, ASM411807v1, whole genome shotgun sequence DNA harbors:
- the LOC114187880 gene encoding uncharacterized protein LOC114187880, with product MTNAPAIFMDYMNRIFQPYLDQFVVVFIDDILIYSESWEVHADHMRVVRGILREHKLYGKLSECEFWLDEVQFLGHVISAQGIAVDPTKIETVVKWERPQTVTEVRSFLGLAGYYKRFVEGFSKLVSPLTQLTRKDQPFSWTDECEVYFEDMKKRLTTASILAIPDTAKTFEVYCDASYQGLGCVLMKEKRPIAYATRQLKVHEKNYPTYDLELATMVFALKTWRHYFYRAQFQDYDFELLYHPGKANVVADALSRKKSHVSTVMIKELELIEKLRDMNLGLDMETDHTRCSMLRITNEFLDEVRVEQGKDQELQHIISELGTEKRKDFRMGRDGILLFRERVCIPSSRKAKIEHQRPGGMLEPLEIPQWKWDSISMDFVTHQPSYHSSIGMAPYEALYGRRCRTPLCWQQDGEAVVLGPEFLQQTTEKVRVIQERMRATQSRQKSYADKRRRPLEFEAGDHVFLKVTPTAGIGRALKSRKLTPRFIGLYQITRRIGPVAYEIALPPHLGNLHNVFHVSQLRKYVADPTYVLEQDDVQVRENLTLRVGPVRILDSQVKQLRGKEIRTVKVLWDEATQKMTWEIKDLMRKSYPHLFTVLKNIVDLGKEKPNRMGQPRGLGIYQLSNIEEELKAQTLGFGSAGNWSLRGARVWESELSFEVQGLKPERFWNQRGFCLRNY from the exons ATGACAAATGCACCTGCTATCtttatggactacatgaataggATATTCCAACCGTACCTGGATCAGTTTGTTGTCGTGTTCATTGATGACATACTGATATACTCTGAAAGTTGGGAGGTACATGCAGATCATATGAGAGTGGTGCGGGGAATTCTCAGAGAGCATAAACTGTATGGGAAGCTGTCAGAGTGTGAGTTTTGGTTGGATGAGGTACAGTTTTTGGGTCATGTCATATCAGCTCAAGGTATAGCGGTGGATCCAACAAAGATTGAAACAGTGGTGAAGTGGGAAAGGCCACAGACTGTGACTGAGGTGAGGAGTTTCTTGGGCTTGGCAGGTTATTATAAACGGTTTGTGGAGGGGTTCTCGAAGCTGGTGAGTCCCTTAACTCAACTCACTAGGAAGGACCAGCCTTTCTCTTGGACTGACGAGTGTGAGGTCTACTTTGAGGATATGAAGAAGAGATTGACTACTGCATCCATATTGGCTATCCCTGACACCGCCAAGACATTTGAGGTATACTGTGATGCTTCATACCAGGGTctaggttgtgtgttgatgAAGGAGAAACGGCCCATTGCTTATGCAACTCGTCAGTTGAAAGTGCATGAGAAAAACTATCCTACATATGATTTAGAATTGGCGACGATGGTTTTTGCCCTCAAAACATGGAGGCACTACTTCTACAGGGCACAGTTTCAG gactacgactttgagctatTATACCACCCTGGTAAGGCTAATGTTGTAGCAGACGCTTTGAGCAGAAAGAAATCTCATGTGTCGACCGTGATGATTAAGGAGTTGGAGTTAATCGAGAAGCTGCGAGATATGAATCTGGGATTGGATATGGAGACAGATCACACACGGTGCAGCATGTTGAGGATCACTAATGAATTCTTGGATGAGGTTCGGGTGGAACAGGGCAAGGACCAGGAATTGCAGCATATCATCAGTGAGTTGGGCACAGAGAAGAGGAAAGACTTCAGGATGGGTAGAGATGGCATCCTACTATTTAGAGAGAGGGTGTGTATACCCAGCAGTCGG AAAGCGAAAATAGAGCATCAAAGGCCAGGTGGTATGTTAGAGCCTCTTGAGATTCcccagtggaaatgggacagcatttccatggattttgttactCATCAACCAAG CTACCATTCCAGCATCGGGATGGCACCGTACGAGGCCTTGTATGGCAGGAGGTGTCGAACGCCTTTGTGTTGGCAGCAGGATGGGGAAGCTGTGGTACTTGGTCCAGAGTTCTTACAACAGACCACTGAGAAGGTAAGGGTAATACAGGAACGGATGCGTGCGACTCAGAGTCGGCAGAAATCCTAcgcagataagaggaggaggccaCTCGAGTTTGAGGCTGGTGACCACGTATTTCTCAAAGTTACACCTACAGCAGGTATTGGGAGAGCATTGAAGTCGAGGAAGTTGACCCCTCGATTCATCGGTCTATATCAGATTACGAGGCGAATTGGACCGGTGGCGTATGAGATTGCATTACCACCTCACTTGGGAAACCTGCACAATGTTTTCCACGTATCACAGTTGAGAAAGTACGTGGCGGATCCTACTTATGTGCTGGAGCAGGATGATGTTCAGGTGCGTGAGAACCTGACTCTTAGAGTTGGACCGGTGAGGATTCTagattctcaagtcaaacagctcagagggaaggagataCGGACCGTGAAGGTTCTCTGGGACGAGGCAACCCAAAAGATGACTTGGGAGATTAAAGATCTCATGAGGAAGTCCTATCCTCATCTCTTTACTG tgttgaaaaatattgttgattt gggtaaagagAAGCCTAACAGAATGGGGCAGCCAAGGGGGCTGGGAATTTACCAATTAAGTAACATTGAAGAGGAATTAAAAGCCCAAACTCTAGGTTTTGGCAGTGCTGGGAATTGGTCTTTGAGAGGAGCACGGGTTTGGGAGAGTGAATTGAGTTTTGAGGTGCAAGGGTTGAAGCCAGAAAGGTTTTGGAATCAAAGGGGGTTCTGTCTTCGCAATTATTGA